The Apium graveolens cultivar Ventura chromosome 6, ASM990537v1, whole genome shotgun sequence genome contains a region encoding:
- the LOC141664382 gene encoding adagio protein 1-like — MEWDSNSDVSGDDEGFLLNDGGPFPFPIDSLLQPAPCGFVVTDALEPDHPIIYVNSVFEMVTGYLAEEVLGRNCRFLQCRGPYAQRRHPLVDSSVVSEIRRCLEKGIEFQGELLNFRKDGSPLMNKLRMIPIYGDDDTIIHIIGIQFFTEANLDLGPLLRSSMKETASAQDRFRSSLSCNRLLQDGSRNNIHGVCGILHLSDEVLSHNILSRLGPRDIASVGSVSKRLYLVTKNEDLWRMVCQNAWGSETTRVLEAVPGEKRLGWGRLARELTTLEAAAWRKITVGGMVEPSRCNFSACAVGNRVVLFGGEGVNMEPMNDTFVLDLNCNNPEWQHIKVSSPPPGRWGHTLSCVNGSNLVVFGGCGQQGLLNDVFVLDLDAKHPTWREISGLAPPLPRSWHSSCTLDGSKLIVSGGCADSGVLLSDTFLLDLSIEKPIWREIPAAWAPPSRLGHTLSVYGGRKILMFGGLAKSGPLRFRSSDVYTMDLSEDEPCWRSVTGSGMPGAGNPGGLAPPPRLDHVAISLPGGRILVFGGSVAGLHSASQLYILDPTEDKPTWRILNVPGRPPRFAWGHSTCVVGGTRAIVLGGQTGEEWMLGDLHELSLAGSVV; from the exons atggagtgGGATAGTAATTCAGATGTAAGTGGAGACGATGAGGGCTTTTTATTGAACGACGGTGGGCCCTTTCCTTTCCCAATTGACAGTTTGTTACAACCAGCACCCTGTGGCTTTGTTGTTACGGATGCTTTGGAGCCTGACCATCCGATTATCTATGTCAATTCTGTTTTCGAGATGGTTACTGGTTACTTGGCTGAGGAAGTTCTTGGTCGTAATTG TCGTTTCTTGCAATGCAGAGGTCCTTATGCACAAAGAAGGCATCCATTGGTAGACTCTTCAGTTGTGTCAGAGATAAGAAGATGTCTCGAAAAAGGGATTGAATTTCAGGGTGAATTGCTGAATTTTAGAAAGGATGGATCTCCACTAATGAATAAATTACGTATGATCCCTATATATggagatgatgacacaataatacatataattGGTATTCAGTTTTTCACTGAAGCCAATTTGGATTTGGGCCCACTTCTTAGGTCTTCAATGAAGGAAACTGCCAGTGCGCAAGATCGTTTTCGTTCTAGTCTCTCCTGCAATCGTCTACTTCAAGATGGGAGCAGAAATAATATTCACGGAGTTTGTGGGATACTGCACTTGAGTGATGAAGTCTTGTCTCATAATATCCTTTCACGCTTGGGCCCGAGAGATATTGCATCTGTTGGCTCTGTCAGCAAGCGGCTTTATCTGGTGACAAAGAATGAAGATCTTTGGAGAATGGTCTGCCAAAACGCCTGGGGTAGTGAAACAACTAGGGTTCTGGAGGCAGTTCCTGGGGAAAAGAGACTAGGATGGGGTCGATTGGCAAGGGAGCTGACCACTCTCGAAGCAGCGGCATGGAGGAAAATAACTGTTGGTGGAATGGTCGAACCCTCGCGTTGCAACTTCAGCGCATGTGCAGTTGGAAACCGCGTGGTTCTTTTTGGTGGGGAGGGAGTCAACATGGAGCCAATGAATGATACTTTTGTATTGGATTTGAATTGCAATAACCCTGAGTGGCAACATATTAAAGTGAGTTCTCCACCTCCTGGGCGTTGGGGCCACACACTTTCTTGCGTGAATGGATCTAATTTAGTTGTATTCGGAGGTTGTGGGCAACAGGGGTTACTGAATGACGTCTTTGTCTTGGATTTGGATGCCAAGCATCCAACATGGCGTGAGATCTCTGGTTTGGCTCCTCCCCTTCCAAGGTCCTGGCATAGCTCCTGTACTCTTGACGGAAGCAAATTGATTGTATCTGGTGGTTGTGCAGATTCTGGAGTACTTCTCAGTGACACTTTTCTGCTCGATCTTTCAATTGAGAAGCCAATTTGGAGAGAGATACCAGCAGCATGGGCCCCACCTTCTCGGCTTGGTCACACACTCTCTGTCTATGGGGGAAGGAAAATTCTGATGTTTGGTGGTCTTGCAAAGAGCGGTCCTTTGCGGTTTCGTTCCAGCGATGTATATACAAtggatctaagtgaagatgaacCTTGTTGGAGAAGTGTGACTGGGAGTGGGATGCCGGGTGCTGGAAATCCAGGAGGATTAGCACCTCCTCCGCGGCTAGATCATGTAGCTATTAGCCTCCCTGGTGGAAGGATTTTGGTCTTTGGTGGATCTGTGGCAGGTCTTCACTCGGCCTCACAATTATATATCCTGGATCCAACAGAGGACAAACCTACATGGAGGATACTAAATGTACCCGGGCGCCCTCCAAGATTTGCTTGGGGACATAGTACCTGTGTTGTTGGAGGGACAAGAGCAATTGTCCTTGGAGGTCAGACTGGTGAGGAATGGATGCTGGGTGATCTTCATGAGCTGTCTTTAGCAGGTTCTGTTGTTTGA